In Streptomyces venezuelae, the sequence TAGAGGTCCGAACGGGCGTCGACCCCGCGCCCCAGCGCCTGCTCGGGCGAGAGGTACTGGGGGGTGCCGACGACCATGCCGGTCTGCGTCATCGAGGTGACCCCCGACTGCATGGCGCGCGCGATGCCGAAGTCCATCACCTTGACCACGCCGCGCTTGTTCACCATGACGTTGCCGGGCTTGATGTCGCGGTGGACGAGCCCCATCTCGTGGCTGGTCTCCAGGGCGGCCAGGACGTCGGCCGTCACCTTCAGCGCCTTGTCGGCCGGCATGGCGCCGTACTGGCGGATGTCCTCCTCCAGCACCGAGCCCAGCGGCCGGCCCTCCACGTACTCCATGACGATGTACGGCATCACCGCGCCGTCGCCCGCGGCGGCGCCGCCGAACGTCACTTCGCCCTCACCGGTGTCGAACACCGAGACGATGTTCGTGTGCGACAGTTTCGCTACAGCCTGGGCCTCGCGGCGGAACCGTTCGCGGAAGGACTGCTCGCGGCCGAGGTCGCTGTGCAGCGTCTTGATGGCGACCTGCCGGTCGAGGGCCGAGTCGTAGGCGAGGTACACGGACGCCATGCCGCCCGCACCCAGCAAGTCCCTTAGCTGGTAACGGCCACCGGCCAGAGAGCCGCCCGCGTACTGGCCCTGAGTGCCGTCCTGGCTCATGACTGTTGCTTCCCCTCGGGATGTGTCCCCACGCCGCTGGCCGGGCGCATATGGCGCCCAGTCTGCCCCAGGGCAAGCACACGTCAAGCCAGGTGCCCGTTCCGTGACCACACGGGCACAGGTGGTCTTGTCCGAACGGTGACCGGTTCCGAGGCTGTAGCGTTCACCGGAGCACCGACGAAGAGGACGACCGCTGAGCGGCGGCCGAGAGATACGACGGCGAGGACTGATGGCACCCGAACCCGATGGAAACGGCGCCGGGATGACCGATGGTCCTGAGCACTGGGGCGCCGGCGGCCTGGTGGGCGACGGCCGTTACCGGATGACGCACCGGCTGGGCCGCGGCGGCATGGCCGAGGTGTTCGCGGCCGAGGACGTCCGGCTGGGCCGCACCGTCGCCGTGAAGCTGCTGCGCGCGGACCTCGCCGAGGACCCGGTGTCCAAGGCCCGCTTCACGCGCGAGGCGCAGTCCGTCGCCGGACTCAACCACCACGCCGTCGTGGCCGTGTACGACTCGGGCGAGGACCGGGTCGGCCCGAACACCGTCCCGTACATCGTCATGGAGCTCGTCGAGGGCCGCACCATCCGCGACCTCCTGCTCAGCGCGGAGGCCCCGGGCCCCGAGCAGGCGCTCATCATCACCTCGGGCGTGCTCGAAGCCCTCGCGTACTCGCACCAGCACGGCATCGTGCACCGTGACATCAAGCCCGCGAACGTCATCATCACCGAGACCGGCGCGGTCAAGGTGATGGACTTCGGCATCGCCCGCGCCCTGCACGGCGCCCAGTCGACGATGACCCAGACCGGCATGGTCATGGGCACCCCGCAGTACCTGTCGCCCGAGCAGGCCCTCGGCAAGGCCGTCGACCACCGCTCCGACCTCTACGCGACCGGCTGTCTGCTCTACGAACTGCTCGCGCTGCGTCCCCCGTTCACCGGCGAGACCCCGCTGTCGGTGGTCTACCAGCACGTCCAGGACGCGCCGGTGCCGCCCTCGCAGCTGCCGGAGGGCAGTCACCTCCCGCAGGAGCTCGACGGCCTGGTCATGCGTTCCCTCGCCAAGGACCCGGACGACCGCTTCCAGAGCGCCGAGGAGATGCGCGGGCTGGTCCAGTACGCGCTCCAGATGCTGCAGGAGCAGGGGCCGAACACCGGCACCTGGAGCACCGGCCCGGTCACCATGTCCCTGCCGCACGGGCGGGGCGGTACCTCTCCCACCACGGCCATGCCCCTGCCCGGGAGCGGCGGCCAGCAGCAGTACGGGGCGCACGCCTCGACCTCGCAGTTCCAGCAGCCGATGGTGCCGTCGCTGAACCCGGACGACGGCTCGGCCTTCCCCGGCGGCCACGGCCCGGCCGGCAACGGCGGTTACGACGGCTACGACGGCTACGACGACCGCAGGAGCGGCGGCAGCCGCTGGACGGTGTGGCTGTTCGCGGTCCTCGCGGTCGTCGCGGTCATGGGTGGTGTGGCCTACGCGGTCAACAGCATGGGCAAGGCAGGCAAGGAGAAGCCGGAGACCACCCAGAGCACCCCGGGTGAGCAGCCGAGCAAGTCCGCGGCCCCGAACGTCACCCAGCCGCCGCAGACGCAGGACAACACCCCGGCTACCAACGACAACTCGCCCGCGCCGACCCGTAGTCGCCAGCAGAGCTTCAGCCCGACGCCGACGCCCACCGCGACGCACTCGCCGACGGGTACGGCCTCGCCGACCAACACGGCGACGACGAAGCCCACGGGGAGCACGTCGCCGACGCCGTCGAACAAGCCGTCGACGAAGCCCACGGGGGAGACCGCGGCCGGTGGCGCCGCCGGCGGCCCCGGCGGTGGCGGGACCAACTCGGAAGAGTGACGCGTACCGGAGGACGGGCCCGGCGGAATCAATTCCGCCGGGCCCGTCCGCGTATCCGGGTGAGCCCCGGTCAGAGCGCGTACTGGTACTGCCGGTCCGTATTCCCGGCCAGCGAGTGCACGGTGGCGAACTGGGGCTCGATCCGCATGTAGACGGGGTCGAAGACCTCGCCGTCGATGAAATGCGGAACCGGTCCGAAGAGCTCCAGTTCGGCGTTGGTCGGTTCGGTGACCTGCGCCGTTCCGGTGCACTGGACCGACCAGAGCTCGGGGTCCGGCGCATGGGAATTGTCGGCCCCATAGGCCACCACGCTGCCGTTGCAGGCCTGGTGGTAGCCGAAACCGGAATGCATTCTCAAGATCACCCCGCCGTCCACCACGATGTGGCGGGCGAGCGCGAGGAAGGGCAGCGCACGCATGCTGGTGGCCACGCGGCCGTACGGCACCCGGCGCAGCAGGTCGACGGCGTGGAGCTCCTCGGGGGACATGCCGTCCACTCTCGGGTACGGGTACCCCGCCGGGGAAGAGCAGCCCGCCCCGGGGAGCGGTGACCTTGGTCCCGAATGGAACGCCGGACCCCGGGGAACCCGTAGCGCCATCCGCCGGACACGATGCGTGACCGGCGTGGTGGCGGCAGGGATCAGCGGCGCTCCGCCTGCAGGCGGGCCACATAGGCGGCGGCCTGGGAGCGGCGCTCCATGCCCAGCTTGGAGAGCAGGCTGGAGACGTAGTTCTTGATGGTCTTCTCGGCCAGGTGCAGCCGCTCGCCGATGACCCGGTTGGTCAGGCCCTCGCCGATCAGGTCGAGGATCTTCCGTTCCTGCTCGGTGAGGTGGGCGAGGCGGTCGTCGCCCCTGCCGCCCCGGCCGCCGTCCCGCAGCCGCTCCAGCACGCGGGCGGTGGCGACGGGGTCCAGCAGCGACTTGCCGGCGGCGACGTCGCGTACGGCGCTCAGCAGCTCGTTGCCGCGGATCGCCTTGAGCACGTAACCGGAGGCGCCGGCCATGATCGCGTCGAACAGCGCCTCGTCGTCGGCGAAGGAGGTCAGCATCAGGCATTTGACGTCCTCGTCCTGCGAGCGCACCTCGCGGCAGACCTCCACGCCGCTGCCGTCGGGGAGCCGGACGTCGAGGACGGCCACGTCGGGACGGGTTGCGGGGATACGGACCAGGGCATCCGCGGCGGTACCGGCCTCGCCGACGATCTCGATGTCCTCTTCGACCGACAAGAGCTCGTGGACGCCCCGGCGCACCACTTCGTGGTCGTCCAGGAGGAATACCTTGATTTTTCCGTCTTCGCGCACGAAGTCAGTTTCACACACTCACCCCTTCCCTGCCGGAGTTACCCGGGATAACGTGCCGTTGTTCCCGGCCCCTGCAAGGCTGTGACCAGTGGTTGTTCCCGTTGCTGCGTTTTTACTAGGAAATCCAAGCAAAAACGCAGGTCAAACGGGGTTTCGCAGTTATGCGGCGCACTGGGTAACGTGCATTGCGCAGGGCACTCGCCGGGACACCTGTCACGCCTGAATCCCCGTACGCGAAGCGCACCCACCCCGTGCGCTCGTTACGGATACAGGTGAGCCGCACTGGACCCCGGAGAACCCGGGTGCCGGACCGACGGAGGAGCACACGTGACCGTGGAGAGCACTGCCGCGCGCAAGCCGCGACGCAGCAGCGGCACCAAGCGGGCGGCAGGCGCGGCGAACGCCGCCGCCAAGCCCGCCGCTGCCACCGCGCAGACGCAGGACGCCGTACCTCAGCTCGTACAGCTGCTGACGCCCGAAGGGGACCGGGTCGACAACGCGGAGAACGCGGAGTTCGCCCCCTTCGTCGCCGACATCACCACCGAGGACCTGCGCGGGCTGTACCGCGACATGGTCATGACCCGCCGCTTCGACGGTGAGGCGACCGCCCTGCAGCGCCAGGGAGAGCTGGGCCTGTGGGCCTCGCTCCTCGGGCAGGAGGCCGCCCAGATCGGCTCCGGCCGGGCGCTGAACGACGAGGACTACGTCTTCCCGACCTACCGCGAGCACGGCGTGGCCTGGTGCCGCGGGGTCGACCCGACCAACCTGCTCGGCATGTTCCGCGGCGTGAACCACGGCGGCTGGGACCCGAACACCAACAACTTCCACCTCTACACGATCGTCATCGGCTCGCAGACGCTCCACGCGACCGGTTACGCGATGGGCGTGGCCAAGGACGGCGCGGACTCCGCGGTCATCGCCTACTTCGGCGACGGCGCGTCCAGCCAGGGCGACGTCGCCGAGGCGTTCACCTTCT encodes:
- a CDS encoding pyridoxamine 5'-phosphate oxidase family protein gives rise to the protein MSPEELHAVDLLRRVPYGRVATSMRALPFLALARHIVVDGGVILRMHSGFGYHQACNGSVVAYGADNSHAPDPELWSVQCTGTAQVTEPTNAELELFGPVPHFIDGEVFDPVYMRIEPQFATVHSLAGNTDRQYQYAL
- a CDS encoding response regulator, producing the protein MREDGKIKVFLLDDHEVVRRGVHELLSVEEDIEIVGEAGTAADALVRIPATRPDVAVLDVRLPDGSGVEVCREVRSQDEDVKCLMLTSFADDEALFDAIMAGASGYVLKAIRGNELLSAVRDVAAGKSLLDPVATARVLERLRDGGRGGRGDDRLAHLTEQERKILDLIGEGLTNRVIGERLHLAEKTIKNYVSSLLSKLGMERRSQAAAYVARLQAERR
- a CDS encoding protein kinase domain-containing protein, whose product is MAPEPDGNGAGMTDGPEHWGAGGLVGDGRYRMTHRLGRGGMAEVFAAEDVRLGRTVAVKLLRADLAEDPVSKARFTREAQSVAGLNHHAVVAVYDSGEDRVGPNTVPYIVMELVEGRTIRDLLLSAEAPGPEQALIITSGVLEALAYSHQHGIVHRDIKPANVIITETGAVKVMDFGIARALHGAQSTMTQTGMVMGTPQYLSPEQALGKAVDHRSDLYATGCLLYELLALRPPFTGETPLSVVYQHVQDAPVPPSQLPEGSHLPQELDGLVMRSLAKDPDDRFQSAEEMRGLVQYALQMLQEQGPNTGTWSTGPVTMSLPHGRGGTSPTTAMPLPGSGGQQQYGAHASTSQFQQPMVPSLNPDDGSAFPGGHGPAGNGGYDGYDGYDDRRSGGSRWTVWLFAVLAVVAVMGGVAYAVNSMGKAGKEKPETTQSTPGEQPSKSAAPNVTQPPQTQDNTPATNDNSPAPTRSRQQSFSPTPTPTATHSPTGTASPTNTATTKPTGSTSPTPSNKPSTKPTGETAAGGAAGGPGGGGTNSEE
- the pdhA gene encoding pyruvate dehydrogenase (acetyl-transferring) E1 component subunit alpha — its product is MTVESTAARKPRRSSGTKRAAGAANAAAKPAAATAQTQDAVPQLVQLLTPEGDRVDNAENAEFAPFVADITTEDLRGLYRDMVMTRRFDGEATALQRQGELGLWASLLGQEAAQIGSGRALNDEDYVFPTYREHGVAWCRGVDPTNLLGMFRGVNHGGWDPNTNNFHLYTIVIGSQTLHATGYAMGVAKDGADSAVIAYFGDGASSQGDVAEAFTFSAVYNSPVVFFCQNNQWAISEPTERQMRVPLYQRAQGFGFPGVRVDGNDVLACLAVTRWALDRARRGEGPTLVEAFTYRMGAHTTSDDPTKYRRDEETAAWEAKDPILRLKAHLLATGGADEAFFTELEAESEAMGKRVREAVRAMPDPDTMAIFENVYADGHALVDEERAQFAAYLASFEEGH